The Streptococcus oralis Uo5 genome includes a window with the following:
- the glgB gene encoding 1,4-alpha-glucan branching protein GlgB yields the protein MNNQEALRTFTTGENFHLQHYLGAHREEKNGEIGYTFRVWAPNAQAVHLVGDFTDWVENQIPMVRNEAGVWEVFTSQAQEGQIYKYHITRANGHQIMKIDPLAVYFEARPGTGAVLTNIREKKWKDGLWLARRKRLGFFERPVNIYEAHAGSWKRNPDGSPYTFSQLKDELIPYLVEMNYTHIEFMPLMAHPLGLSWGYQLMGYFAFEHSYGTPEEFQDFVEECHINNIGVIVDWVPGHFTINDDALAYYDGTPTFEYQDHNKAHNYGWGALNFDLGKNEVQSFLISSIKFWIDSYHLDGIRVDAVSNMLYLDYDNAPWTPNKDGGNLNYEGYYFLQRLNTVIKLAHPDIMMIAEESSSATKITGMKEMGGLGFDYKWNMGWMNDILRFYEEDPIYRKYDFNLVTFSFMYVFNENYLLPFSHDEVVHGKKSMMHKMWGDRYNQFAGLRNLYTYQICHPGKKLLFMGSEYGQFLEWKSEEQLEWSNLEDPMNAKMKHFTSQLNQFYKDHRCLWEIDTSYDGIEIIDADNRDQSVLSFIRKGKKDEMLVCVFNMAPVERKDFTIGLPVAGIYEEVWNTELEEWGGVWKEHNQTVQTQEGLWKDYEQTLTFTLPAMGASIWKIKRRLKPAKKKE from the coding sequence ATGAATAATCAAGAAGCATTAAGAACCTTTACTACAGGTGAGAACTTTCACCTCCAGCATTATTTAGGAGCGCATAGAGAGGAGAAAAACGGAGAAATAGGCTATACCTTTAGGGTTTGGGCCCCAAATGCACAAGCAGTTCATCTAGTTGGTGATTTTACCGATTGGGTTGAGAATCAGATTCCCATGGTTCGTAATGAAGCAGGTGTTTGGGAAGTCTTTACGAGTCAAGCTCAGGAAGGTCAGATTTATAAATATCATATCACGCGTGCAAATGGTCACCAGATTATGAAGATCGATCCGTTGGCAGTTTATTTTGAAGCTAGACCGGGTACAGGAGCTGTTTTGACCAATATCCGTGAAAAGAAATGGAAAGATGGCCTTTGGCTAGCACGTCGCAAACGTCTGGGATTTTTCGAGAGACCAGTTAATATATATGAAGCCCATGCAGGATCTTGGAAGAGAAATCCAGATGGAAGTCCCTATACTTTTTCGCAACTGAAAGACGAGTTGATTCCATACTTAGTTGAGATGAACTATACACATATTGAGTTCATGCCTTTAATGGCTCACCCACTTGGATTGAGCTGGGGCTATCAACTTATGGGTTACTTTGCTTTTGAACATTCCTATGGTACACCTGAGGAATTCCAAGATTTCGTTGAAGAGTGTCATATAAATAATATCGGTGTTATCGTCGACTGGGTTCCAGGTCATTTCACTATTAATGATGATGCATTGGCATATTATGACGGTACACCAACTTTTGAATACCAAGACCACAACAAGGCTCATAACTATGGTTGGGGTGCGCTGAATTTTGACCTCGGGAAAAATGAGGTCCAGTCTTTCCTGATTTCAAGTATTAAATTTTGGATTGATTCTTACCACTTAGATGGTATTCGGGTCGATGCAGTGAGCAATATGCTGTATCTAGATTATGATAATGCTCCTTGGACTCCAAACAAAGATGGTGGAAACCTTAACTACGAGGGTTATTATTTCCTTCAACGGTTGAACACAGTGATCAAGTTAGCTCATCCAGATATCATGATGATTGCAGAAGAAAGTTCATCAGCAACAAAGATTACTGGTATGAAAGAAATGGGCGGCCTTGGATTTGACTATAAATGGAATATGGGCTGGATGAACGACATTCTCCGTTTCTACGAGGAAGATCCGATTTATCGTAAGTATGACTTTAATCTGGTGACTTTCAGCTTTATGTATGTTTTCAATGAAAACTATCTCCTACCTTTTTCACATGATGAAGTGGTTCATGGTAAGAAGAGTATGATGCATAAGATGTGGGGAGATCGCTACAATCAGTTCGCTGGTCTGCGCAACCTCTACACCTATCAAATTTGTCATCCAGGTAAGAAACTCTTGTTCATGGGTAGTGAGTACGGGCAATTCCTAGAGTGGAAGTCTGAGGAGCAGTTGGAATGGTCTAATCTAGAAGATCCGATGAATGCCAAGATGAAGCATTTCACTTCACAACTCAATCAATTCTATAAAGACCATCGCTGTCTGTGGGAAATTGATACTAGTTATGATGGTATCGAGATTATCGATGCTGATAATAGAGATCAGAGTGTCCTTTCCTTTATTCGTAAGGGCAAGAAAGACGAAATGTTAGTCTGTGTCTTTAACATGGCACCAGTTGAACGTAAGGACTTTACGATTGGTTTACCTGTTGCAGGTATTTACGAAGAAGTTTGGAATACAGAATTAGAAGAATGGGGAGGTGTGTGGAAAGAGCACAATCAAACAGTTCAGACTCAAGAAGGCTTATGGAAAGATTATGAGCAGACTTTGACCTTTACCTTGCCTGCCATGGGAGCAAGCATCTGGAAGATCAAGCGTCGTTTGAAACCAGCTAAGAAAAAAGAATAA
- the serB gene encoding phosphoserine phosphatase SerB produces MSQVKGLCVMDVDGTLIAEEVIDLLGKEAGCEEEISQITSQAMRGELDFETSLRARVALLEGLPISVFDTVFKSIHLSKNAQEFISILQKKGILVGLVSGGFAPIVERLAKSLGISYFSANQLEVKDGFLTGRLVGEIVTGQVKQVTLEKWRKELGLPKERTIAIGDGANDLLMLKSAGHGIAFCAKEVVKTEIACHIDTRDLLEVLPLIDFLE; encoded by the coding sequence ATGTCTCAAGTAAAAGGCTTGTGTGTCATGGACGTTGACGGCACCCTGATAGCAGAAGAGGTGATTGATCTTTTAGGAAAAGAAGCAGGTTGCGAAGAAGAAATATCGCAGATTACAAGCCAGGCAATGCGAGGCGAACTGGACTTTGAAACAAGCTTACGAGCGAGAGTGGCTTTGTTAGAAGGTCTTCCGATTTCAGTCTTTGATACTGTCTTCAAATCCATTCATCTGTCCAAGAATGCTCAAGAATTTATCTCCATACTTCAAAAGAAGGGCATCCTAGTCGGTCTAGTGTCTGGTGGATTTGCACCAATAGTTGAGAGATTAGCAAAATCCCTTGGTATCTCCTATTTCTCCGCCAACCAGTTGGAAGTCAAAGACGGATTTTTAACAGGTCGACTAGTTGGTGAAATTGTGACAGGTCAAGTAAAACAAGTTACTCTTGAGAAATGGAGAAAGGAATTAGGACTTCCCAAAGAAAGAACGATTGCCATAGGTGATGGTGCCAATGACCTATTAATGTTGAAATCAGCAGGTCACGGAATAGCCTTTTGTGCCAAAGAGGTCGTAAAAACAGAGATAGCTTGTCATATAGATACGAGGGATCTTTTAGAAGTTCTACCTTTGATTGATTTCTTAGAATGA
- the glgD gene encoding glucose-1-phosphate adenylyltransferase subunit GlgD: MKIDKYSAILGNTVGFHDMSTLTEHRPVASLPFGGKYRLIDFPLSSLANAGVRSIFGIFQQDNISSVFDHIRSGREWGLSTLLSHYYLGIYNTRVESSTVGKEYYQQLLTYLKRSGSNQTVSINCDVLVNIDLNQVFHLHNTTKGPITVVYKKLPKKDISDVNAILEIDETDHVRSHKLFDNKSTDELFNMSTDIFVVDTPWLIERLEEEAQKEYPEKLRYVLRDLAAKEGAFAYEYTGYLANIHSVQSYYQANIDMLESKKFYSLFSPNQKIYTKVKNEEPTYYANTSKVRSSQFASGSIIEGEVVQSVLSRNIYVHKDSVVKDSILFPRVVIGQGAQVEYAILDKGVEVADGVVIRGTAEHPVVVKKGETVTEDIYS, encoded by the coding sequence ATGAAGATTGATAAATATTCAGCCATTTTAGGAAACACAGTTGGTTTTCATGATATGTCAACATTAACAGAACACCGTCCGGTAGCTAGCTTACCTTTCGGTGGGAAATACCGTTTGATTGACTTCCCCCTTTCCAGTCTTGCAAATGCAGGTGTTCGTAGTATCTTTGGTATTTTCCAACAAGATAATATCAGCTCAGTTTTCGACCATATCCGTTCAGGTCGTGAGTGGGGCTTGTCCACCCTTCTAAGTCACTACTATCTAGGAATTTACAATACTCGTGTTGAAAGCAGTACGGTTGGAAAAGAGTATTACCAACAGCTTCTTACCTACTTGAAACGTTCAGGTTCAAACCAAACTGTTTCGATTAACTGCGATGTGCTGGTGAATATTGACTTGAATCAAGTCTTCCACCTACACAATACAACGAAAGGTCCAATCACAGTTGTATATAAGAAACTTCCGAAGAAAGACATTTCTGATGTGAATGCTATCTTGGAAATTGATGAAACTGACCATGTTCGTTCGCACAAACTATTTGATAACAAATCTACGGATGAACTCTTCAACATGTCTACAGATATCTTTGTTGTGGATACTCCTTGGTTGATTGAACGACTTGAAGAAGAGGCTCAGAAAGAATATCCTGAAAAGTTACGCTATGTTCTTCGTGATTTAGCTGCAAAAGAAGGAGCTTTTGCTTACGAATACACAGGCTACTTAGCGAACATTCATTCTGTTCAGTCCTATTATCAAGCAAACATCGATATGCTTGAATCTAAAAAATTCTACTCTCTTTTCTCACCAAATCAAAAGATTTATACAAAAGTTAAGAATGAAGAACCAACCTACTATGCGAATACTTCAAAAGTAAGAAGTTCTCAGTTTGCTTCTGGTAGTATCATTGAGGGTGAAGTAGTTCAGTCAGTCCTATCTCGTAACATTTATGTTCATAAAGATAGTGTGGTGAAAGACAGCATTTTATTCCCTCGAGTTGTGATTGGTCAAGGTGCTCAAGTTGAATATGCCATCCTAGACAAAGGTGTTGAAGTTGCGGACGGTGTTGTCATTCGAGGAACAGCAGAACATCCAGTTGTAGTGAAGAAGGGTGAAACAGTAACAGAGGACATTTATTCATGA
- a CDS encoding NADP-dependent glyceraldehyde-3-phosphate dehydrogenase, translated as MTNYQNLVNGKWKSSENEIAIYSPINQEKLGTVPAMSQAEVDEAMEAARTALPAWRDLAPVERAAYLHKTADILERDKEKIGTILAKEVAKGIKAAIGEVVRTAELIRFAAEEGLRITGQAMEGGGFEAASKNKLAVVRREPVGVVLAIAPFNYPVNLSGSKIAPALIAGNVVMFKPPTQGSISGLLLAKAFDEAGIPAGVFNTITGRGSEIGDYIIEHKEVNFINFTGSTPIGERIGRLAGMRPIMLELGGKDAAIVLEDADLENAAKQIVGGAFSYSGQRCTAIKRVLVVESVADRLAELLQAEVAKLTVGDPFDNADITPVIDNASADFIWGLIEDAQEKGAKALSPIKRENNLIWPGLFDYVTRDMKLAWEEPFGPVLPIIRVADANEALEIANESEFGLQSSVFTNDFKKAFEIAEKLEVGTVHINNKTQRGPDNFPFLGVKGSGAGVQGIKYSIEAMTNVKSIVFDVR; from the coding sequence TTGACAAATTATCAGAATTTAGTGAATGGAAAATGGAAATCATCAGAGAATGAGATTGCCATCTATTCTCCCATCAATCAGGAAAAACTGGGGACAGTACCCGCTATGAGTCAGGCTGAAGTAGATGAGGCTATGGAAGCAGCGCGTACAGCTCTCCCAGCATGGCGTGATTTAGCACCAGTTGAGCGTGCAGCTTATTTGCATAAGACAGCAGACATTTTGGAACGTGATAAAGAAAAAATTGGTACCATTCTTGCCAAAGAGGTTGCAAAAGGGATTAAAGCAGCCATTGGAGAAGTAGTACGTACAGCAGAATTGATTCGTTTTGCTGCTGAGGAAGGCCTCCGTATCACTGGACAAGCTATGGAAGGTGGGGGTTTTGAAGCTGCAAGTAAAAATAAACTAGCCGTTGTCCGTCGTGAGCCAGTTGGAGTCGTCCTAGCTATTGCACCATTTAACTATCCAGTCAACCTTTCTGGATCTAAGATTGCTCCGGCTTTGATTGCAGGAAATGTCGTTATGTTCAAACCACCAACACAAGGATCTATTTCTGGTCTCTTGCTGGCTAAAGCATTTGACGAAGCAGGAATCCCAGCAGGTGTCTTTAACACCATCACTGGACGTGGTTCTGAGATCGGAGACTACATCATCGAACACAAGGAAGTGAACTTCATTAACTTTACAGGTTCAACACCGATTGGGGAGCGTATTGGTCGTTTAGCTGGTATGCGCCCGATTATGCTGGAGCTTGGTGGAAAAGATGCAGCAATTGTTTTAGAAGATGCAGATTTAGAAAATGCAGCTAAGCAAATCGTAGGTGGTGCTTTTAGCTACTCTGGTCAGCGTTGTACTGCTATCAAACGTGTTTTGGTTGTGGAAAGCGTAGCAGACAGATTGGCTGAATTGCTCCAAGCCGAAGTTGCTAAGCTAACGGTCGGTGATCCATTTGACAATGCAGATATCACACCTGTTATTGATAATGCTTCAGCTGATTTCATCTGGGGATTGATTGAAGACGCTCAAGAAAAGGGTGCTAAAGCGCTCAGCCCAATCAAACGTGAGAATAATCTCATTTGGCCAGGACTTTTTGATTATGTCACAAGAGACATGAAATTAGCCTGGGAAGAACCATTTGGACCTGTTCTCCCAATTATTCGAGTTGCAGATGCCAATGAAGCACTTGAAATTGCTAATGAATCAGAATTCGGTCTTCAATCTTCAGTCTTTACAAATGACTTTAAGAAGGCATTTGAAATTGCTGAGAAACTTGAAGTTGGTACCGTTCATATTAATAATAAAACACAACGTGGACCAGATAATTTCCCATTCCTTGGTGTAAAAGGTTCTGGTGCAGGAGTGCAAGGAATTAAATATAGTATCGAAGCGATGACAAATGTTAAATCCATTGTTTTTGATGTGAGATAA
- the pulA gene encoding type I pullulanase, which yields MYRYPVVIHFHRKNGDYDACSFSRKQADVKENLYYENDYFGAKFSFTVTSTERLDTLTFSVEIDGKTKDYLLRFNYYPLLTEVWILDGDETVYYSENPAIASPCYKDRNPFAFDKAFHSESFDHHWGYQGELGYSISDYQTSFKLWAPTATAVQVVVYENTSNDAPIWKTFNLERGNSYSYSHKYNTIGVWSVDLDENLAGKAYQYQIEFPHHQTLIRDPYTIATSPDGKRSVILSQQDRQVEGFKVKHGTDAPWRLENPCKAVICEMHIRDFTKSPTSGVPENLRGTFLGAAQTGTINQYGQATAFDYIKELGCNYVQLQPIFDRHKEYDEDGNITYNWGYDPQNYNAPEPSFSSNLDDPGQVIRDLKTMIQAYHDAGIGVIMDVVYNHTFSTVDAPFQTTVPDYYYRMNPDGTFQNGTGVGNETASEHEMYRKYMIDSLLYWVKEYNIDGFRFDLMGIHDVKTMQAIRWALDEVDPRIITYGEGWDMGTGLAPYDKAKKDNAYQMPNIGFFNDDQRDAIKGGEVYGAIKSGFVSGAATEPIVAKAILGSRELGSYLSPNQVLNYVEAHDNYNLHDLLATLHPDHSSDKIMRQVETATAMSILMQGMSFIELGQEFGRTKLLATGENGELTPADRERAMNSYNAPDSVNQVNWDLINERQESIDFIRQIIRLKTQRRAFSYPTYEEVYRHVFVHTAAENSGWIVYEIHGGAEHLLVVFNAKGTSFYFENAGNLEMLVSNSRSQESNVIDDISVAVLKVLS from the coding sequence ATGTATAGATACCCTGTAGTCATCCATTTTCACCGAAAGAATGGGGATTATGATGCTTGTTCATTCAGTAGAAAACAGGCAGATGTTAAAGAAAATTTGTATTATGAAAATGACTATTTTGGAGCAAAATTCTCCTTTACAGTCACAAGTACAGAAAGGCTCGATACTCTGACCTTTTCTGTCGAAATAGATGGAAAGACAAAAGATTATCTCCTACGGTTTAACTACTATCCACTGTTGACTGAGGTTTGGATTTTGGATGGTGATGAGACGGTTTATTATTCTGAAAATCCAGCCATTGCAAGTCCTTGCTATAAAGATCGAAACCCGTTTGCTTTTGATAAAGCCTTTCACAGTGAAAGTTTTGATCACCATTGGGGATACCAAGGAGAGTTGGGTTATAGTATCTCTGACTACCAGACAAGCTTTAAACTCTGGGCTCCAACAGCTACAGCAGTTCAAGTGGTCGTTTATGAAAATACAAGTAACGACGCGCCGATTTGGAAAACCTTTAATCTTGAGCGTGGGAATAGCTATTCATATAGTCATAAGTACAATACCATTGGTGTTTGGAGTGTAGACCTGGATGAAAATCTTGCAGGTAAAGCCTATCAGTATCAGATTGAGTTTCCGCACCACCAGACCTTGATACGAGACCCATACACTATCGCTACAAGTCCTGATGGGAAACGTTCTGTAATCCTCTCTCAGCAAGATAGACAGGTTGAAGGATTTAAAGTCAAACATGGGACAGACGCCCCTTGGCGTTTGGAAAATCCATGTAAAGCCGTTATCTGTGAGATGCATATTCGTGATTTTACAAAATCGCCGACATCTGGAGTTCCAGAAAACCTTCGAGGGACCTTCCTTGGGGCTGCGCAGACAGGAACGATTAACCAGTATGGTCAAGCAACAGCATTTGACTATATCAAAGAACTCGGCTGTAATTATGTTCAGCTCCAACCAATCTTTGATCGTCATAAGGAATACGACGAGGACGGGAATATAACCTATAACTGGGGCTATGATCCTCAAAACTACAATGCTCCTGAACCAAGTTTCTCTAGCAATCTAGATGATCCTGGACAGGTTATTCGAGACCTTAAAACCATGATTCAGGCATATCATGATGCGGGAATCGGTGTTATTATGGATGTCGTTTACAACCATACCTTCTCAACGGTTGATGCACCTTTCCAAACAACTGTCCCTGATTATTACTATCGTATGAATCCAGATGGAACCTTCCAAAACGGCACAGGTGTTGGAAATGAAACCGCAAGCGAACACGAAATGTACCGCAAGTATATGATTGACTCACTCCTTTATTGGGTGAAAGAATACAATATTGACGGTTTCCGTTTCGACTTGATGGGAATTCACGATGTCAAAACCATGCAGGCAATTCGTTGGGCGCTAGATGAGGTTGATCCCCGTATTATAACTTATGGAGAAGGCTGGGATATGGGAACAGGTCTTGCACCTTATGACAAGGCCAAGAAGGACAATGCCTACCAAATGCCAAATATCGGCTTCTTCAACGATGATCAGCGTGATGCCATCAAAGGAGGAGAAGTTTATGGTGCAATCAAGTCAGGATTTGTAAGTGGTGCAGCTACAGAACCGATTGTAGCCAAAGCTATTCTTGGTAGCCGAGAGTTGGGTTCATATCTTAGTCCAAACCAAGTTCTTAACTACGTGGAAGCCCATGATAATTACAACTTGCATGATTTGTTAGCAACCCTTCACCCAGATCACAGTTCAGATAAGATTATGCGTCAGGTCGAGACAGCAACAGCGATGAGCATTCTTATGCAAGGGATGTCCTTTATAGAGCTGGGGCAAGAATTTGGTCGCACCAAACTCCTTGCTACAGGAGAAAATGGCGAGCTGACTCCGGCAGATAGAGAACGGGCCATGAATAGTTACAATGCTCCAGATAGTGTCAACCAGGTCAACTGGGATTTAATCAATGAGAGACAAGAGAGCATTGACTTTATTCGCCAGATTATTCGCCTAAAAACACAAAGGCGTGCTTTCTCTTATCCTACATACGAAGAAGTTTATCGTCATGTCTTCGTCCATACAGCTGCTGAAAATAGTGGATGGATTGTTTACGAAATTCACGGTGGAGCAGAGCACTTATTGGTGGTATTCAATGCCAAGGGAACTTCCTTCTACTTTGAAAATGCAGGAAATCTTGAAATGCTTGTGTCCAATAGTCGTTCTCAAGAGTCTAATGTTATTGATGATATTAGCGTTGCAGTCTTGAAGGTGCTCTCATAG
- a CDS encoding glucose-1-phosphate adenylyltransferase, whose translation MKNEMLALILAGGQGTRLGKLTQSIAKPAVQFGGRYRIIDFALSNCANSGIHNVGVITQYQPLALNNHIGNGSSWGLDGINSGVSILQPYSASEGNRWFEGTSHAIYQNIDYIDSVNPEYVLILSGDHIYKMDYDDMLQSHKDNNASLTVAVLDVPLKEASRFGIMNTDANNRIVEFEEKPAQPKSTKASMGIYIFDWKRLRNMLVAAEKSNVDMSDFGKNVIPNYLESGESVYAYEFNGYWKDVGTIESLWEANMEYISPENALDSRNRQWKIYSRNLISPPNYFGAHAHVEDSLVVDGCFVDGTVKRSILSTEAQVREGAEVVDSVIMSGAIIGHGAKITRAIIGEGAIIADGVEIDGTDEVQVVGYNEVVGVATDED comes from the coding sequence ATGAAGAATGAAATGCTAGCTTTGATCCTTGCGGGTGGGCAAGGAACACGTCTCGGAAAACTCACTCAAAGCATTGCCAAACCGGCAGTGCAATTCGGTGGGCGCTACCGTATCATTGACTTTGCTCTTTCCAACTGTGCAAACTCTGGAATCCATAATGTTGGTGTGATTACTCAGTACCAACCTCTTGCTTTGAACAACCATATTGGAAATGGTTCTAGCTGGGGATTGGATGGTATCAATTCAGGTGTCTCTATTTTACAACCTTATTCAGCCAGCGAAGGAAACCGTTGGTTTGAAGGGACTAGTCACGCTATCTACCAAAACATTGACTACATCGACAGCGTTAATCCTGAGTATGTTTTGATTCTTTCTGGTGACCACATCTACAAGATGGACTATGATGATATGCTTCAGTCCCATAAGGATAACAATGCCAGTTTGACAGTAGCTGTCCTAGACGTACCTCTCAAAGAAGCTAGCCGTTTCGGTATCATGAATACAGATGCCAATAACCGTATCGTTGAATTCGAAGAAAAACCTGCGCAACCTAAGTCTACAAAGGCTTCGATGGGGATTTATATTTTTGACTGGAAACGACTTCGCAATATGCTTGTTGCTGCTGAAAAGAGCAATGTGGATATGTCAGACTTTGGGAAGAACGTTATCCCTAACTATCTCGAGTCTGGTGAAAGTGTCTATGCTTATGAATTTAATGGCTACTGGAAAGACGTTGGTACGATTGAGTCACTTTGGGAAGCCAATATGGAGTACATTTCGCCAGAAAATGCTTTGGATAGCCGCAATCGTCAGTGGAAAATTTACTCAAGAAACTTGATCTCACCACCAAACTACTTTGGTGCGCATGCACACGTTGAAGATTCATTGGTCGTAGATGGATGTTTTGTAGATGGAACGGTTAAACGTTCGATTCTTTCAACAGAAGCACAAGTACGTGAAGGTGCTGAGGTCGTTGATTCTGTCATCATGAGTGGGGCTATTATTGGCCATGGAGCAAAGATTACTCGTGCTATTATTGGTGAAGGTGCCATTATTGCAGACGGCGTAGAGATTGACGGAACTGACGAAGTACAAGTAGTAGGATACAATGAAGTAGTGGGGGTAGCAACAGATGAAGATTGA
- the glgA gene encoding glycogen synthase GlgA encodes MKILFVAAEGAPFSKTGGLGDVIGALPKSLVKAGHEVAVFLPYYDMVEAKFGDQIEDVLHFEVSVGWRRQYCGIKKTVLNGVTFYFIDNQYYFFRGHVYGDFDDGERFAFFQLAALEAMERIDFIPDLLHVHDYHTAMIPFLLKEKYHWIQVYQGIRTVLTIHNLEFQGQFSEGMLWDLFGVGFERYADGTLRWNDCLNWMKAGILYADRVSTVSPSYAHEIMTSQFGCGLDQILRMESGKVSGIVNGIDADLYNPETDALLDYHFDKEDLSGKAQNKAKLQERVGLPVRADVPLVGIVSRLTRQKGFDVVVESLHRFLQEDVQIVLLGTGDPAFEHSFSWFAQVYPDKLSANITFDIKLAQEIYAACDLFLMPSRFEPCGLSQMMAMRYGTLPLVHEVGGLRDTVQSFNPIEGNGTGFSFDNLTPYWLNWSFQTALDVYKYQTEVWRNLQKQAMECDFSWDTACKSYLDLYHSLVN; translated from the coding sequence ATGAAAATTTTATTTGTAGCGGCAGAAGGAGCACCCTTTTCAAAAACAGGTGGTTTGGGCGATGTCATTGGCGCACTTCCCAAATCACTTGTAAAAGCGGGGCACGAAGTTGCAGTTTTCTTGCCTTATTATGATATGGTAGAAGCTAAGTTTGGTGACCAGATCGAGGATGTTCTCCACTTTGAAGTTAGTGTAGGATGGCGTAGACAGTACTGTGGTATTAAGAAAACGGTTTTGAATGGCGTAACCTTCTACTTCATTGATAATCAATATTATTTCTTCCGTGGACATGTGTACGGTGATTTTGACGATGGTGAACGCTTTGCCTTTTTCCAACTGGCTGCTCTTGAAGCCATGGAACGCATCGATTTTATCCCTGACCTTCTCCATGTTCATGATTACCACACAGCAATGATTCCCTTCTTGTTAAAAGAAAAGTACCATTGGATTCAAGTATATCAAGGAATCAGAACCGTTTTAACCATTCATAATTTGGAATTCCAAGGTCAATTTTCTGAAGGAATGTTGTGGGATTTGTTCGGTGTTGGATTTGAACGCTATGCTGATGGAACGCTTCGCTGGAATGATTGTCTCAACTGGATGAAAGCGGGTATCCTATACGCGGATCGTGTCTCAACCGTTTCTCCTAGCTATGCGCATGAGATTATGACCAGTCAGTTTGGTTGCGGTTTGGACCAGATTCTTCGCATGGAGTCAGGAAAGGTTTCAGGTATTGTCAATGGTATTGACGCAGATCTCTATAATCCAGAGACAGATGCTCTTTTAGACTATCATTTTGATAAAGAAGATTTGTCTGGAAAAGCACAAAACAAAGCAAAATTGCAAGAGAGAGTTGGTCTACCTGTGCGAGCAGATGTTCCTCTAGTTGGGATTGTCTCTCGTTTGACCCGCCAAAAAGGTTTTGATGTCGTTGTAGAAAGCTTGCATCGTTTCTTACAGGAGGACGTTCAAATAGTCCTTTTAGGAACAGGAGACCCGGCTTTTGAACATTCCTTCTCATGGTTTGCTCAAGTCTATCCTGACAAGCTATCAGCAAATATCACTTTTGACATCAAACTTGCTCAAGAAATCTACGCAGCTTGTGATCTCTTCCTCATGCCAAGTCGTTTTGAACCATGTGGCTTGTCTCAAATGATGGCGATGCGCTATGGAACTCTACCATTGGTTCATGAGGTTGGTGGTTTGCGTGATACGGTTCAATCCTTCAATCCAATCGAAGGAAATGGTACTGGATTTAGCTTTGACAATTTAACACCATACTGGCTTAACTGGAGTTTCCAAACAGCCTTGGATGTTTATAAGTATCAGACGGAAGTTTGGAGAAATCTACAAAAACAAGCTATGGAATGTGATTTCTCATGGGATACAGCCTGCAAATCTTACCTGGACTTGTACCATAGTTTAGTCAACTAA